The stretch of DNA ATACTCCCGTAACAAGTTGAGGAGTAAATCCTATCAACCAAGCATCTTTAAAATCTTGTGATGTTCCGGTTTTTGCCGCGGCAGGACGATTTAAACGGCCACCGATTCCCGTCCCATTAGTTAAAACTCTTTGCATCATAAATGCAATTATATTTGCAACGTTTGAATCTATTACTTGCTCGCCTTTTTCATCACTTATAAAAATTGTGTTCCCGTTTCTGTCAACAATTTTAGTTATTGCTGTTGGCTCATATCTAATCCCTTCATTTGCGAAAACACCAAAAGCGGATGTTATTTCAAGCATAGTAACCTCAGAAGCTCCTAATGCCAGAGATAAAGCCGGCTCTAAATGGCTTTTTATTCCCAACTTTCTGGCCATATTTATAACAGAAGGGATGCCTACTCTATCTAAAGTTTTTATGGCGGGAATATTTAGTGACTTTTCCAGAGCATATTGCATCGTAACATTACCGGAAAATCTCCCATTGAAATTTTGAGGCGTCCATTTTCCGGAAGGATTCCATTTGTTTCTAAAAACCTCAAAAATTGTTGGTTCGTCTTTAATTACAGTTCCCGGAGAAATCCCTTTTTCTATAGCTGTTGCATAAATAAACGGCTTAAAAGAAGAGCCCGGCTGCCTTCTTGACTGTATTGTTCGGTTAAATTGGCTTTTTACAAAATCTGCGCCGCCAACCATGGCTTTTATGTGTCCATTCCTCGGGTCGATTGCAAGCAATGATGCCTGTGAGAAATTGTATTTTGAGCCTTCTCTTTCGATAAAAGAGTCTACTGATTCTTCCGCGTTTGCTTGCATGTTTGTGTCAAGCGTTGTATATACTTTAAGCCCCCCCTTATTTACCGCTTCTTCTCCAAATTTTTTTATAAGTTCTTGAAATATATAATTTACAAAATAGGGGGCCAGATTGCCAAATTTTTTTAGATTTTCCGGATGCAAATTTAACGTTTCGTTGTAAGATATTCGTGCTTCTGTGAGAGAAATCATTGACAGGTCAACCATCTTTAATAAAACTATGCGTTGCTGGTTTTTTGCGAGCTTTAAATTTTTGTAAGGTGAATATATTTCTGGGCCTTCTATGATTCCTGCAATCATTGCTGATTCTGCCAGAGTTAAGTCTTTTGCGTGTTTATTAAAATAAAGATAGGATGCCGATTCAATCCCATAAGCATTGTGTCCGAAGTATATTTGATTTAAATAGTATTCTAGTATTTCTTGTTTTGTAAAGCGGCGTTCTATTTGAAAAGCAAGAATTACTTCAGCAAGTTTTCTGATAATATTTTTTTTACGAGTCAAAAACAGATTGCGGGCAAGTTGTTGTGTTATTGTTGATGCCCCTTCGGACAGTCTTACTCTTGTTATGTTTGCAATTGTCGCCCTCATTATCCCTCTAATGTCTATTCCGTGATGACTATAAAATCTTTCATCTTCTATTGCAACAGTTGCTTTTTTGATATAAGGGCTCATGCGTGACAAGGAGACAACTCTTCTATTTTCTTCTTTGTGAAATCTTGCAAGTGGTTCATTGTCGGAAGAAAATAAAATTGTTGCTTCTGATGGTATATATGTCTCTAGCTTTTCAATCTTTGGAATAGAAATTAAAATTTGTATTAGAAGCCCTGAAAAAGCGGCTAAAGAAACTGCAAAGATTATTAATACTATCTTTGAATGTTTCATCTCTTTAAATATTATAACATAGTTTTTAAGAGTTATTTGAGCTTTTCCAGCGTAGCTGCAAACTCATACGGCAGAGATATTGCATTGCATTTGAAGAAGTTATACAATGATTTCCGATATGCTTAAGGTTAACCCAAGCTTTATTATAGTTTTAAGCTTTTTTATCATAATACTTACAGGAGCTTTTCTTTTGACTCTTCCTATCTCTTCGTCTATTGGCTCTTCTACAAAGTTTATAGATGCATTGTTTACTGCTAATTCCGCCACATGTGTTACAGGTCTTGTGGTATTAGATACAGGAGTTCATTTCTCTTTATTTGGCTTGGTAGTTATTATTTCCCTCATACAAATTGGCGGATTGAGCTATATGACCTTTTCAACATTTATTTTTTTATTATTTAGAAGAAAAATGTTTATTTCTGAAAAGCTTATGATGCAAGAAGCTTTAAATATTTATTCTACGCGTGAAGTGGTTTCAGTTGTCAAAAAAATATTTGCTATAGTTTTTCTTGTGGAAGGGATAGGCGCTTTAATCTTATTTTTGCGTTGGTGGCCTTCTCTGGGGTTAAAAAAAGGTTTATTATATGCTGTATTCCATTCTGTCTCTGCATTTTGTAATGCAGGATTTGCTTTGCCGGCAGGGAATGTTAATTTAGCTCCTTATTGTACCGATGTTGTAGTAAATTTGGTTATAACTTCTCTTATAATAATTGGCGGAATAGGATTTATTGTTATTTCTGATATATTAAAAAATAGAAGATTTTCTCTTCATTCTAAAACAGTTGTTTTTACGACTATTTTTCTTATAGCAGTAGGAACTCTTCTTTTTTATTTTTTTGAACAAAATAATTCTTCAACATTAGGGTCGTTGACTTTTTCCCAGAAAATAATGGCTTCTTATTTTCATTCTGTTACTCCAAGGACAGCTGGTTTTAATACGTTATCTATTGATAAATTTTATGTTCAGAGCTTGCTTTTGACTATTTTGCTTATGTTTATTGGCGCTTCTCCCGGAGGAACCGGCGGTGGGATTAAAACTACAACTTTTTCTATTATTTTGTCCACAATATGGGCAACACTTAAGGGATTAAAAGATACGGTTATCTTTGAAAGAAGGATACCGTTTCAGACAGTTCGACGTTCCTTTGTGATAGCAGTCCTTGCTCTGCTTTTAGTTTGTAGCGCTGTCTTTGCGCTTACTTTTTTTGAAAAGGATAAGACTGTTTTATCGCTTTTGTTTGAGGTTGTTTCAGCTTTTGGCACAGTCGGGCTTTCTATGGGGATAACGCCTTATTTAACAACTGTTGGTAAAATTGTTATTATGTTATGTATGTTTATTGGGCGTGTTGGGCCTTTGACTTTGCTTTTGGCTTTTCTTACAGGTCAAAAAGAGCATAAGCTCGAGTATCCGAAGGAAGGTATTTCAATAGGATAGGAGGAAAAAAATGTCAGGTAGAAAGCAGTATGCTGTTTTGGGTTTGGGTCGTTTTGGATCAAAAGTAGCAAGGGAACTATTTTATAAAAACCAGGAGGTAATTGTTGTTGATAAGGATGAAAGCAAAATCCACAATATAAAGGATCATGTTACGCATGCCTTTATTGGGGATATTGCGGATGAAGAGTCATTAAAGGAGGCGGGCGTTTCTGATTGTGATGTTGCGATAATTGCCGAGAGTTCTGATATTGAGGCAAATATTATAGCTTCTCAAATATGTAAGTCTCTTGGGATAAAAAAGGTAGTTTGCAAGGCTCAAAATACGCTTCATGGTAAGATACTGTCAAAACTTGGTGTAGATCAGGTCTTTTTCCCCGAACAGGATATGGCAATTAAACTTGTAAATAAGCTTACATCAACTAAAATCCTTGATTATCTTGAATTAGGTGAAAATTTGACAATAATAGGTATCAATGTTTTTGACAGTTTTATAGGCCAGACTCTTGAAGATCTTAAGTTAAGAAGTAAATATAATATTTCTATAATGGCTATTCAACGCGATGGACAGATGCTTGTGGTTCCGGGCGCAGATACTGTCCTTCAAAAAGGTGACGTTATGATCGTCTTTGGTGAAGAGCAATCTTTAAGGAAACTGGATTTGGACATTGGACACAAGACATGAAGTGTAGAGTTAACAGTGTACAGTTTACTGTTTACTGTATGTTATAAAACTCAATAACTCTTTTATTATTTGATGGGGTGTGGGTGGACAACCGGGGATGTGAAGAGCTACAGGTAAAATATTGTTTACTCCTCCTTCGATATAATAAGAATCTTTAAATATTCCGCCGTTTAATGCGCAATAACCTAGGGTAATTACAACTTTTGGTGTCGGCATGGCATCATATGTTTTTTTGAGAGCCAGAAGCATATTCTTTGAAACAGGCCCTGTTATAAGCAGGGCATCTGCATGCCGAGGCGAGGCGACAAAGTCTATTCCGAATCTTTGGATGTCGTAAATTGGGTTTGTAATTGCAATTATTTCAGATTCGCATGCGCCACAAGACCCCGTATCTACCTCTCTTATATGAAACGACCTGCCGAATTTTTTTATTATGGCTGATTTCAACTCTTTGCCTAAAACAGTTATTTCGTCTTTGTTAAAAGAGAGGTTTTTTGTAACAAGCCCTTTTTTAAGGCTGTTTTTTAATATGTTTTGCATTATAAGTCATTCCCCGGATAAGAAAGATTAAAGCTTTT from candidate division WOR-1 bacterium RIFOXYB2_FULL_36_35 encodes:
- a CDS encoding hydrogenase; amino-acid sequence: MQNILKNSLKKGLVTKNLSFNKDEITVLGKELKSAIIKKFGRSFHIREVDTGSCGACESEIIAITNPIYDIQRFGIDFVASPRHADALLITGPVSKNMLLALKKTYDAMPTPKVVITLGYCALNGGIFKDSYYIEGGVNNILPVALHIPGCPPTPHQIIKELLSFITYSKQ